Proteins from one Corvus cornix cornix isolate S_Up_H32 chromosome 19, ASM73873v5, whole genome shotgun sequence genomic window:
- the FAM222B gene encoding protein FAM222B isoform X2, with product MRSAQYPTPAELDAYAKKVANNPLTIKIFPNSVKVPQRKHIRRTVNGLDTSGQRYSPYPSQATTKTGLLAIVKSPAKGIIKDFDGTRARLLPEAMMNPPSTPYVAPSTLSHPQALARQQALQHAQTLPHPQSIPQHPQGIPQPPSLPHPQGIPQALPHPQNMQQPQGLQHPQTMAHQTLQHPPNPLLQPGLHGGRKMPDADAPPNVTVSTSTIPLSMAATLQQNQPPDLSSIVHQINQFCQARAGISTTSVCEGQIANPSPISRNLLINASTRVSTHNVPTPMPSCVVNPVDHAAAAIPPASVNVPMVNINRVPPAYQNEIKSVAWNQHQLAHLQQMCGDAAGPAGLAGKHPQREIVGQSFPGKTSNYPQELCMGQSFSLKPPIEKPTPSPPVNGLQGPLPYTNGHYFQPLWNNILPTPNSDSSGSQDLAMPFHGGQPAGAPLDCAGGTHFRAGAGPSSQNNVMQTMDYLSGDFQQSCFRDQSMAVLGKVHRPPMNRAPEPTDSRNLHIQHPGYR from the coding sequence ATGAGATCTGCACAGTATCCTACCCCAGCAGAATTGGATGCTTATGCTAAGAAGGTCGCCAACAATCCACTGACTATAAAAATCTTTCCAAACAGCGTCAAGGTTCCCCAGAGGAAACACATACGCCGTACTGTGAACGGACTCGATACTTCGGGCCAGAGGTACAGCCCCTACCCATCTCAGGCCACCACGAAAACGGGCCTGCTGGCCATAGTCAAATCCCCAGCGAAAGGAATCATCAAGGACTTTGACGGGACGCGGGCGCGCCTGCTGCCGGAGGCGATGATGAACCCCCCCTCCACGCCGTACGTTGCACCAAGCACTTTATCCCACCCCCAGGCGCTCGCTCGCCAGCAGGCTCTCCAGCATGCACAGACTTTGCCGCACCCCCAGAGCATCCCGCAGCACCCTCAGGGTATTCCACAGCCACCCAGCTTACCGCACCCTCAGGGGATCCCGCAGGCGCTGCCGCACCCGCAGAACATGCAGCAGCCGCAGGGCTTGCAGCACCCTCAGACCATGGCACACCAGACCCTGCAGCACCCCCCGAACCCGCTGCTGCAGCCGGGTTTACATGGAGGCAGAAAGATGCCGGATGCAGACGCGCCGCCGAATGTGACCGTGTCTACCTCAACCATTCCCCTCTCTATGGCTGCCACCCTGCAGCAGAACCAGCCACCGGACCTGAGCAGCATTGTGCACCAGATTAACCAGTTCTGCCAGGCCAGAGCTGGCATTAGCACTACCTCAGTGTGTGAGGGACAGATTGCAAACCCCAGCCCTATAAGTCGCAACCTGCTTATCAATGCAAGTACCAGGGTATCTACTCACAATGTCCCTACACCCATGCCTTCCTGTGTAGTAAACCCTGTCgaccatgctgctgctgctattcctcctgcctctgttaATGTGCCCATGGTCAATATTAACAGGGTGCCACCCGCCTACCAGAACGAAATCAAATCGGTTGCGTGGAACCAGCACCAGCTTGCACATCTGCAGCAAATgtgtggggatgctgctgggccTGCTGGACTCGCGGGGAAGCACCCTCAGAGAGAGATTGTAGGGCAGAGTTTCCCTGGCAAAACTTCCAACTACCCTCAAGAACTGTGCATGGGCCAGTCCTTCAGCTTGAAGCCCCCCATCGAGAAGCCTACACCTTCTCCGCCTGTGAACGGGTTGCAGGGACCTTTGCCATATACCAATGGGCACtatttccagcccctctggaaTAACATTCTGCCCACGCCCAACAGTGACAGCTCTGGGTCCCAGGACCTCGCCATGCCTTTCCACGGGGGACAGCCAGCGGGAGCGCCGCTGGATTGTGCAGGAGGAACTCAtttcagagctggagctggccCATCCAGCCAGAATAATGTGATGCAGACCATGGATTACCTAAGTGGGGACTTCCAGCAGTCCTGCTTCCGAGACCAGAGCATGGCCGTGCTGGGAAAAGTCCATCGGCCTCCCATGAACCGAGCACCTGAACCAACCGATAGTCGAAATCTTCATATTCAACACCCAGGGTATAGATAG
- the FAM222B gene encoding protein FAM222B isoform X1 → MLACLPGPGDLSFQLLSYTQMNTGLQKWDTTQKMRSAQYPTPAELDAYAKKVANNPLTIKIFPNSVKVPQRKHIRRTVNGLDTSGQRYSPYPSQATTKTGLLAIVKSPAKGIIKDFDGTRARLLPEAMMNPPSTPYVAPSTLSHPQALARQQALQHAQTLPHPQSIPQHPQGIPQPPSLPHPQGIPQALPHPQNMQQPQGLQHPQTMAHQTLQHPPNPLLQPGLHGGRKMPDADAPPNVTVSTSTIPLSMAATLQQNQPPDLSSIVHQINQFCQARAGISTTSVCEGQIANPSPISRNLLINASTRVSTHNVPTPMPSCVVNPVDHAAAAIPPASVNVPMVNINRVPPAYQNEIKSVAWNQHQLAHLQQMCGDAAGPAGLAGKHPQREIVGQSFPGKTSNYPQELCMGQSFSLKPPIEKPTPSPPVNGLQGPLPYTNGHYFQPLWNNILPTPNSDSSGSQDLAMPFHGGQPAGAPLDCAGGTHFRAGAGPSSQNNVMQTMDYLSGDFQQSCFRDQSMAVLGKVHRPPMNRAPEPTDSRNLHIQHPGYR, encoded by the exons ATGCTGGCCTGTCTGCCAGGACCAGGCGACCTCTCCTTTCAGCTTCTTTCTTACACGCAGATGAACACTGGACTTCAGAAAT GGGACACTACACAGAAAATGAGATCTGCACAGTATCCTACCCCAGCAGAATTGGATGCTTATGCTAAGAAGGTCGCCAACAATCCACTGACTATAAAAATCTTTCCAAACAGCGTCAAGGTTCCCCAGAGGAAACACATACGCCGTACTGTGAACGGACTCGATACTTCGGGCCAGAGGTACAGCCCCTACCCATCTCAGGCCACCACGAAAACGGGCCTGCTGGCCATAGTCAAATCCCCAGCGAAAGGAATCATCAAGGACTTTGACGGGACGCGGGCGCGCCTGCTGCCGGAGGCGATGATGAACCCCCCCTCCACGCCGTACGTTGCACCAAGCACTTTATCCCACCCCCAGGCGCTCGCTCGCCAGCAGGCTCTCCAGCATGCACAGACTTTGCCGCACCCCCAGAGCATCCCGCAGCACCCTCAGGGTATTCCACAGCCACCCAGCTTACCGCACCCTCAGGGGATCCCGCAGGCGCTGCCGCACCCGCAGAACATGCAGCAGCCGCAGGGCTTGCAGCACCCTCAGACCATGGCACACCAGACCCTGCAGCACCCCCCGAACCCGCTGCTGCAGCCGGGTTTACATGGAGGCAGAAAGATGCCGGATGCAGACGCGCCGCCGAATGTGACCGTGTCTACCTCAACCATTCCCCTCTCTATGGCTGCCACCCTGCAGCAGAACCAGCCACCGGACCTGAGCAGCATTGTGCACCAGATTAACCAGTTCTGCCAGGCCAGAGCTGGCATTAGCACTACCTCAGTGTGTGAGGGACAGATTGCAAACCCCAGCCCTATAAGTCGCAACCTGCTTATCAATGCAAGTACCAGGGTATCTACTCACAATGTCCCTACACCCATGCCTTCCTGTGTAGTAAACCCTGTCgaccatgctgctgctgctattcctcctgcctctgttaATGTGCCCATGGTCAATATTAACAGGGTGCCACCCGCCTACCAGAACGAAATCAAATCGGTTGCGTGGAACCAGCACCAGCTTGCACATCTGCAGCAAATgtgtggggatgctgctgggccTGCTGGACTCGCGGGGAAGCACCCTCAGAGAGAGATTGTAGGGCAGAGTTTCCCTGGCAAAACTTCCAACTACCCTCAAGAACTGTGCATGGGCCAGTCCTTCAGCTTGAAGCCCCCCATCGAGAAGCCTACACCTTCTCCGCCTGTGAACGGGTTGCAGGGACCTTTGCCATATACCAATGGGCACtatttccagcccctctggaaTAACATTCTGCCCACGCCCAACAGTGACAGCTCTGGGTCCCAGGACCTCGCCATGCCTTTCCACGGGGGACAGCCAGCGGGAGCGCCGCTGGATTGTGCAGGAGGAACTCAtttcagagctggagctggccCATCCAGCCAGAATAATGTGATGCAGACCATGGATTACCTAAGTGGGGACTTCCAGCAGTCCTGCTTCCGAGACCAGAGCATGGCCGTGCTGGGAAAAGTCCATCGGCCTCCCATGAACCGAGCACCTGAACCAACCGATAGTCGAAATCTTCATATTCAACACCCAGGGTATAGATAG